In Micromonospora cremea, the genomic window GCGGCAACGTCCGACGGGACCGCGCAGTCTTCGTCTCGACGAAGACCAAGCTGCCCGTGTCGGGATCGCGTTGCAACTGCCCTCGCACCCGGAGCGTGCCGGCGGCTAGGTCGAGGTCATCCCACCGCAAGCCAAGAACCTCGCCCTGCCGAAGCCCAGCGCGATCCCGATGAGCCAACGGGCCTCCAGGGGCAGGCCTTCGACGGCCTTGAGGAATCTCCGGGCCTCGCCAAGGGCGTAGGGGCGGACTTCTACGTGAGGCAACGAGGGGGGTCGACCAGCGAAGCCGGGTTGACGTGGATCAACTGCCATCGGACGGCGACATTGAGCGCCCGTCGGAGATTGGCGTGCAGCCGCCGGACGCTACCGACCGACAGGACCGTGAGCCGATCCCTGTAGAAGGAGGTCAGATGGGCAGGCGTCAGCTTGTCGAGTCGATGACGTCCCAGCATCGGCTCAATGTGGTGCACAACCCCACCCTTGACAACGACCATTGAGACTCGTCCGGTAGGGCGCTCCACCCTGGCCCCGTCCGGGGAGACTGGATGGTCTACGACTGCCCGACGAGGAGATCCGCCCTAGGACCCGCGGGATTACAACGGCTTACGGCTGGAGGGTAGCTCGACCGAGGGTCGGGGGTCGGGGGCCGATATTGCTGTCAGCCGGAACGTAGCGACGTCGACCACGTCCCCGTCGCCCAGCATGGGGTACTGGGTTTTGATGGCGTCGCGCAGGGCGTCGCTGTCGGGCAGCGCCTCGTGATGTGCGTCCTCCTCGGTGAGATGGTCAAGGCGGCGGGATTCGACCTTTTCAACAACCGCGTCGAGGCGTCGAATGCTCTCCCCGTCGTCAAATACGAACACGGCGGGCCCAGTTTGGACAGAATCCTGGAATCGGACCGTCGCCGTCTTCAACCCGGAGGAAATGGTGTCGTAGTGCCTCGGATGAAAGTAGACGACCCGAGGTGCGGTCGAGCCGGTCCGTGCAACGTAGCCAAAGGGCAGCAATTCCCGGACCGGCTTCGCAGCCAACTGCCCGTCGCCCGTTGGAACGATGACGAAGACATCGGGGTGCAGGTCCAGCATTACCTGTCGGCACCGACCGCAGGGGGCGATGACACCTCGGTCGCCGTCACCTACCGCCACGATCGTGATGAGTGGCGGGGCGTTGGCTGCCGCTGCCGACCCGATGACTACGAGCTCGGCGCACGGGCCGCCGGTGAAGTGGAAAACGTTGACGCCGCTGTAAATATCGCCGTTGGCGTCCATTGCTGCAGCAGCGACGGTGTGCGCGTCGCCGGTGGACGGCGAGCGAACCACAGCCTCAGCCGCTGCTACAAGCCTTCTCTCGATCTTCTCTAACACCGCTTCATACTGCCTTGATCACTTCGTCAGTCCCGGTCGGGGGCATGTCCGCGCCGCTACCTCCATTGGCGTCGTGGGTCATCCACGGGCCAGTAACCGCGGCGCGCAGCGGTCATGAGCGGGCACGAGGGGCAGTTAGCTCTGCCGCCGGCCACAGGCGTTTCGGGCATCACGGCCGGTTGAGCGCACCCTTCCAAACTAACGGTGCGGGCTGCGATGATCGCGTCGTGGGTGGTGGCCATGACAGCACCGACGACCGGCGTGCACTACGCGCGCAGCTGCATGTAGGCCAACGCCTGACCGGTCGCCACGTTCCTGCTCGACCAGGGCGAGGAACTGCGCACCGTCATGGACCTTCTGGGGTATTCCACGATCCGGATGACGGCCGACACCAACGGCCATGTCCTGCCGGCGCGGGCTCGTCAGACAGCCTCAGCCATTGATCGGGTGCTGGGCGAGGAGGGGACGGCGTGACCCCTTGGCTGTACTCGCCGCCGAGATCAACCGAGGAAAGTGCTGGTGGAGCCCAGGGGACTCGAACCCCTAACCCCTGCCTTGCAAAATCAAGACTGCTGTCGGCCGGTGTAGACCGGTGCCATTTGACCTGCTCGTCCCGTCAGCTCGCGTCCGCTCATGACCGGGTGGTCGGCCGGCTTGGCTGTACGGATGGCTGTACAACGAGGCTACCGGATGATCCGCTCGGTAGCTCGGCTTGACGGGCCACAGACGGATCTGAGGCCGCTCATCCATATGGGCGATCTCGAACTCGGCTACGGTGCCGAGCGCCGGCCACTGTGCCGCAACGTAGGGCAGCATCAGGACATCCACGAAGCCCTTCAGGCAAGACCGAGGTCGACACCGACCCCCGATCACACCCGGACTTGGCACCCAGCAGACGCGAACGCGTGCTGCAGGTCGTGCAGATGCAGCCAGTCCAACCCGGCTGCCACGCGGAGGTGCTCGAAGCGCCGGTTGACGTTCCGCGGTTCCATCGCCGTGCCGATCGTGCTGGCGAAGACCAGGCCCAGATCCGACCACACCTCTCCGGCGGCGAGCCCTTCCTTCGCAACGGCAGCCTGGTTACCCTGCTCGGGATGTTGATCCACAGTTAGGAGCTGAGATGCGCCTCGCCATGGTCGCGGTCCCCGTTTCGCCGCGAGAGCACACCGCGTACTGATCGTTCGCCGCCGGTGATCGTGCCGGCAGTGCGGTGCTCCTCGCCGCGGAACGGTCCCATGCCGACCGTTTCCCTTCCTTGGCTCGAGGAGCTCTTTTGCGTGCCCTTGTATCCGCGCGTCTGGGCGCGGACTTCACCAAACTGTGGACCGCCTCGGCGGTGTCCAACATCGGCGACGGCGTCACCATGGCCGCTGGCCCGTTATTGGTCGCCTCCGTCAGTGACAATCCGGCCCTCATCGCCGGAGCCGTCTTTGCCCAGCAGTTGCCCTGGCTGCTGTTCGCCCTGATCAGCGGCGCCTACGTCGACCGGCTCGACCGGCGCCAGCTGGTCGTAGCCGTCAACCTGGTACGCGCCGTCGCCCTAGCCGGGTTGGCGGCCACCATCGCGACCGAGACCGTCACCGTGGCCATCATCTACACGGTGCTCTTCCTCCTCGGTTCCGGAGAAACCCTCGCGGACACCGCCATGAGCGCGTTGCTCCCGTCTGTCGTCGCACCCGAGAAACTGCCCAGCGCCAACGCCCGGCTCTACGCCAGCTTCACCATCGGCAACCAGTTCGTTGCCAAGCCGCTGGGCGCCTGGTTGTTCGTCATTTCCGCCGCCGCGCCATTCGGGCTCGACGCGTTCACGTTCGCCGTGGCCGCGGCACTGATAGGCGGTATCCGGCCGGTTCCCGCACCAGAGAAGCCCCAGCAGCGGGCCTCGTTGCGTGGCGAGATCGCAGCCGGTGTGCGCTGGTTGTGGCGACACCCGCTGCTGCGGACCCTCGCCGTCAGCATGGGCCTGGGCAACATCGCATTCGGTGCCGCGTTCGCGGTGTTCGTCCTCTACTGCCGGCAGCGACTAGGTTTGTCCGACGTTGGCTACGGCTTCCTGCTGACCGCCTTCGCGGTCGGCGGCCTGTTTGGAACGACAGTCGCCGCCAAGCTCACTCAAGCCTTCGGAAGCACCACCGTGCTGCGTGCCGGCCTGGTCATCGAGGTCGTCACGCATCTGGCCCTGGCGGCCACGACGACACCCTGGGTGGCCGCGGTCATCGTGGTGATCTTCAGCATCCACGCCACAGTTTGGGGTATCACCGTCGCCTCCGCCCGACAGCGGATAGTGCCCGCACAACTGCGCGGTCGCGTCGGCAGCGTGTACGCGCTGCTGGATCTGGGCGGAGCCGCGCTCGGCTCTCTCCTCGGCGGACTGTTCGCCAGCGTCTGGGAGATCACCACACCGTTCTGGATCGCCAGCGCGATGATGACTGCGATCACCGCCCTCGCCTGGCAACGGTTGCGCGAAGCAACCGCCTAACAACCCCACCCCGGCCCTGAAAGGCGGACAACGCCGCTCGGGGCCGGGGAACTCAACCAATGACTCTTCTTGCCATGGCATCCGCATCTGCCGCGACGCGCCCCAGTCGCGGACCGTTGAGGTCCCCCCGCTTTCGCGGAGTGGGGGTTACCTGGCGCCGGTCGGCTCAGGCTGAACGATAGCTGTCTGCGGTTGGGCGTTCTGCCGGGTGTGTCAGGCGGTTTCGTACTCGTCGGGGCTGAGGTAGCCGAGGTCTTTCTGAAGGCGGCGGGAGTTGTACCAGCCGTCGATGTAGGCGAAGATCGCGTTCTCGGCCTCATCGCGGGTGCGCCACGAGTTCCGGTGCACGAGTTCGATCTTCAAGGTGGACCAGAAGTTCTCCATCAGCGCGTTGTCATACGAGTCGCCGACCGAGCCCATTGAGGGCAGGATCCCGTTGTCTGACAAGCGTTCCGCGAACTTGATCGAGGTGTAGTTGGCGGATTCCAGTGGTCGTTGCAACACCTCAATCAAGGGGTGTGTGCATGGGTAGGCCACCAGGTTGGGTGACGGAGGTGACGGGCAGGCCAGCGATGCGATCGCCGGGCCGGCCGGGTGTGAACGAGCACCGGGAGGTGCGGCGGCAGTTCTGGCGTCGGATCGCCGAAGGTCTGTCGAGCGAGGAAGCTGCGGCGGCGTGTGGTGTGTCGCAGCCGGTGGGTGGGCGCTGGTTTCGTCAGGGTGGCGGTATGGCACCTTTGTCGCTGGTTCCGCCGTCGGGCCGGTATCTGTCCTTCGCCGAGCGTGAAGAGGTCGCGCTGCTCAAAGCACAAGGCAAGGGCGTGCGAGAGATCGCTCGAGCGGTAGGCCGTGACGCGTCGACGATTTCGCGAGAGCTGCGCCGCAACGCCGTGACTCGTGGCGGCAGCCTGGACTACCGTGCCGTGGCCGCGCAGTGGCATGCCGAGCGTCGTGGCCGTCGCCCGAAAACCGCGAAGCTGGCGGCGAACCAGCTGCTGCGCGACTACGTGCAGAAGCGGCTCGCCGGCACGATCACCGACGTTGATGGTCGGCCGATCCCGGGCCCGAACGTGCCGTGGAAGGGACGCCGGCACGGGGCGTCCGGCGCAAGATCGGGCCGGATGGGGGCACCGGGCCTGGGAGCCCCGGAACCAGATCAGTCGGCGTTTGACGGGTAGAGCGACTTCCCGGATAGATGCAGCCTCGATGCGAGATCTCGCACCGGGCGACTCTATCATCCGGGAAGCTCCTACTCCAACCCAACGCCGACTGATCTGTTCCGGGCTCCAGGCCGTGCCCCATCGCCGATCTGCGCGACGCCCGTGCCGGCGTCCCTTCCACGGCACGTTCGGGCCCGGGATCGGCCGACCATCAACGTCGGTGATCGTGCCGGCGAGCCGCTTCTGCACGTAGTCGCGCAGCAGCTGGGTTCGCCGCCAGCTTCGCGGTTTTCGGGCGACGGCCACGACGCTCGGCATGCCACTGCGCGGCCACGGCACGGTAGTCCAGGCTGCCGCCACGAGTCACGGCGTTGCGGCGCAGCTCTCGCGAAATCGTCGACGCGTCACGGCCTACCGCTCGAGCGATCTCTCGCACGCCCTTGCCTTGTGCTTTGAGCAGCGCGACCTCTTCACGCTCGGCGAAGGGACAGATACCGGCCCGACGGCGGAACCAGCGACAAAGGTGCCATACCGCCACCCTGACGAAACCAGCGCCCACCCACCGGCTGCGACACACCACACGCCCGCCGCAGCTTCCTCGCTCGACAGACCTTCGGCGATCCGACGCCAGAACTGCCGCCGCACCTCCCGGTGCTCGTTCACACCCGGCCGGCCCGGCGATCGCATCGCTGGCCTGCCCGTCACCTCCGTCACCCAACCTGGTGGCCTACCCATGCACACACCCCTTGATTGAGGTGTTGCAACGACCACTGGAATCCGCCAACTACACCTCGATCAAGTTCGCGGAACGCTTGTCAGACAACGGGATCCTGCCTCAATGGGCTCGGTCGGCGACTCGTATGACAACGCGCTGATGGAGAACTTCTGGTCCACCTTGAAGATCGAACTCGTGCACCGGAACTCGTGGCGCACCCGCGATGAGGCCGAGAACGCGATCTTCGCCTACATCGACGGCTGGTACAACTCCCGCCGCCTTCAGAAAGACCTCGGCTACCTCAGCCCCGACGAGTACGAAACCGCCTGACACACCCGGCAGAACGCCCAACCGCAGACAGCTATCGTTCAGCCTGAGCCGACCGGCGCCAGGTAACCCCCACTCCGCGAAAGCGGGGACCTCAACGGTCCGCGACTGGGGCGCGTCGCGGCAGATGCGGATGCCATGGCAAGAAGAGTCATTGGTTGAGTTCCCCGGCCCGAGCGGCGTTGTCCGCCTTTCAGGGCCGGGGTGGGGTTGTTAGGCGGTTGCTTCGCGCAACCGTTGCCAGGCGAGGGCGGTGATCGCAGTCATCATCGCGGCGATCCAGAACGGTGTGGTGATCTCCCAGACGCTGGCGAACAGTCCGCCGAGGAGAGAGCCGAGCGCGGCTCCGCCCAGATCCAGCAGCGCGTACACGCTGCCGACGCGACCGCGCAGTTGTGCGGGCACTATCCGCTGTCGGGCGGAGGCGACGGTGATACCCCAAACTGTGGCGTGGATGCTGAAGATCACCACGATGACCGCGGCCACCCAGGGTGTCGTCGTGGCCGCCAGGGCCAGATGCGTGACGACCTCGATGACCAGGCCGGCACGCAGCACGGTGGTGCTTCCGAAGGCTTGAGTGAGCTTGGCGGCGACTGTCGTTCCAAACAGGCCGCCGACCGCGAAGGCGGTCAGCAGGAAGCCGTAGCCAACGTCGGACAAACCTAGTCGCTGCCGGCAGTAGAGGACGAACACCGCGAACGCGGCACCGAATGCGATGTTGCCCAGGCCCATGCTGACGGCGAGGGTCCGCAGCAGCGGGTGTCGCCACAACCAGCGCACACCGGCTGCGATCTCGCCACGCAACGAGGCCCGCTGCTGGGGCTTCTCTGGTGCGGGAACCGGCCGGATACCGCCTATCAGTGCCGGCCACGGCGAACGTGAACGCGTCGAGCCCGAATGGGCGCGCGGCGGAAATGACGAACAACCAGCGCCCAGCGGCTTGGCAACGAACTGGTTGCCGATGGTGAAGCTGGCGTAGAGCCGGGCGTTGGCGCTGGGCAGTTTCTCGGGTGCGACGACAGACGGGAGCAACGCGCTCATGGCGGTGTCCGCGAGGGTTTCTCCGGAACCGAGGAGGAAGAGCACCGTGTAGATGATGGCCACGGTGACGGTCTCGGTCGCGATGGTGGCCGCCAACCCGGCTAGGGCGACGGCGCGTACCAGGTTGA contains:
- a CDS encoding ASCH domain-containing protein; this translates as MLEKIERRLVAAAEAVVRSPSTGDAHTVAAAAMDANGDIYSGVNVFHFTGGPCAELVVIGSAAAANAPPLITIVAVGDGDRGVIAPCGRCRQVMLDLHPDVFVIVPTGDGQLAAKPVRELLPFGYVARTGSTAPRVVYFHPRHYDTISSGLKTATVRFQDSVQTGPAVFVFDDGESIRRLDAVVEKVESRRLDHLTEEDAHHEALPDSDALRDAIKTQYPMLGDGDVVDVATFRLTAISAPDPRPSVELPSSRKPL
- a CDS encoding MFS transporter, whose product is MRALVSARLGADFTKLWTASAVSNIGDGVTMAAGPLLVASVSDNPALIAGAVFAQQLPWLLFALISGAYVDRLDRRQLVVAVNLVRAVALAGLAATIATETVTVAIIYTVLFLLGSGETLADTAMSALLPSVVAPEKLPSANARLYASFTIGNQFVAKPLGAWLFVISAAAPFGLDAFTFAVAAALIGGIRPVPAPEKPQQRASLRGEIAAGVRWLWRHPLLRTLAVSMGLGNIAFGAAFAVFVLYCRQRLGLSDVGYGFLLTAFAVGGLFGTTVAAKLTQAFGSTTVLRAGLVIEVVTHLALAATTTPWVAAVIVVIFSIHATVWGITVASARQRIVPAQLRGRVGSVYALLDLGGAALGSLLGGLFASVWEITTPFWIASAMMTAITALAWQRLREATA
- a CDS encoding IS3 family transposase, with translation MLQRPLESANYTSIKFAERLSDNGILPSMGSVGDSYDNALMENFWSTLKIELVHRNSWRTRDEAENAIFAYIDGWYNSRRLQKDLGYLSPDEYETA
- a CDS encoding IS3 family transposase gives rise to the protein MGSVGDSYDNALMENFWSTLKIELVHRNSWRTRDEAENAIFAYIDGWYNSRRLQKDLGYLSPDEYETA
- a CDS encoding MFS transporter — translated: MPTVSLPWLEELFCVPLYPRVWARTSPNCGPPRRCPTSATASPWPLARYSPSVSDNPALIAGAVFAQQLPWLLFALISGAYVDRLDRRQLVVAVNLVRAVALAGLAATIATETVTVAIIYTVLFLLGSGETLADTAMSALLPSVVAPEKLPSANARLYASFTIGNQFVAKPLGAGCSSFPPRAHSGSTRSRSPWPALIGGIRPVPAPEKPQQRASLRGEIAAGVRWLWRHPLLRTLAVSMGLGNIAFGAAFAVFVLYCRQRLGLSDVGYGFLLTAFAVGGLFGTTVAAKLTQAFGSTTVLRAGLVIEVVTHLALAATTTPWVAAVIVVIFSIHATVWGITVASARQRIVPAQLRGRVGSVYALLDLGGAALGSLLGGLFASVWEITTPFWIAAMMTAITALAWQRLREATA